A single window of Oncorhynchus keta strain PuntledgeMale-10-30-2019 chromosome 34, Oket_V2, whole genome shotgun sequence DNA harbors:
- the LOC118367870 gene encoding toll-like receptor 13: protein MAGLKYNILVSVAIVLHIAQFTVGYSFRNCTEDPNSNHTIFLCIRHQAKNISAIIGDLPPYATTIIISINLIKHIPDNTFVHLPNLRTLQIDNNHLETIDNQAFQNMSQLKSLNLSLNKISNLSSSVFQDLKNLVNLSLNNNSVIRLPPGIFSSLSNLDVLILRQNYLNNFSAVAESVTHLSKLTKLDLCNNYLTSLHHSNQTDLPESLTTLYLCKNKLVTLACEWGFLSHVLLLDLSYNDQLPSRAFQGVDLRKLNYMRLRSTNVTVPELFNVSNVRGGNIDFSGMGLKTVNLLMELCSLLSTKVKFVKKLSLGSNGILSLRKNTLSNCPPIRGLLDLSFNQLKKVRCLHFLKGQDQIKKFTAEKNHLTSLMSCNRQNLSFPNLTDLSYRYNRILNVNSFAFHHTPNVKTLQLNINIIAYLDHKAFSGLTNLVTLRLDNNLLTDLYKDSFEDLHSLEILNLRNNQIAVIFNKTFHSLKHLHILDLGGNKITHFEESAFVGLDNLANFYLDGNNLKQIDSSKFKPFHATLEVLDLHGNQVSFSSKRTNSPFVNLTKLRNLKLDAQMPHGLNMLPYAFFRGLNSLQSLYLTDNHIFSFAADTFDDLTNLTFLSLDNSCAGVMQLQPGVFKNLRKLSKLSARNMGIQSISKEVFGNLTELQILLLNQNVMQSLDVNVLEALPKLRYLDLRNIPLSCTCLNSDLQNWTLTNQRVQLVLLYSLQCQDKKLQKSFYNFDTNVCYLDLGEYLFATTTTVILLLTIIPLLYTKLYWKLKYSYYVFRSWFGQHWRRLREKEEHCKYDAFISYNSADEPWVLDQLLPNLEGNGASFRLCLHHRDFELGRNIVDNIVSAVYSSRKTICVVSRHFLCSEWCSLEIQLASYRLFHELRDVLLLIFLEPIPERQLSAYHRMRKVMLKKTYLQWPGSDCTDPVKAQELFWNHLRRALRSGSSRFEEDEGREEYFNQPPMDDDNYYLMP from the coding sequence ATGGCCGGGTTAAAATATAACATATTAGTATCAGTAGCAATTGTCCTTCACATTGCCCAGTTCACCGTTGGCTATAGCTTCAGGAATTGCACTGAGGACCCAAACTCAAACCACACAATATTCCTTTGTATCCGTCACCAGGCAAAGAACATTTCTGCCATTATAGGTGACCTGCCACCCTATGCCACCACAATTATAATCTCCATAAACCTGATAAAACACATACCAGACAATACCTTTGTTCACCTTCCTAACCTCAGGACACTTCAGATTGACAATAACCATCTGGAGACTATAGACAACCAGGCATTCCAAAATATGAGCCAACTGAAGAGCCTAAACCTGTCCTTGAACAAAATATCAAATCTCAGCTCCTCTGTGTTTCAAGACCTCAAAAACCTTGTCAACCTGTCACTAAATAATAACTCAGTGATTAGGCTCCCTCCAGGTATTTTCTCCTCACTCTCCAATCTGGATGTCCTCATATTACGGCAGAACTACCTGAACAACTTCTCTGCGGTGGCAGAATCTGTGACTCACTTATCGAAGCTGACAAAACTAGATCTGTGCAATAACTATCTAACGTCCCTCCATCATTCTAACCAAACAGACCTACCAGAGTCCCTCACCACCCTCTATCTCTGTAAAAACAAACTGGTCACTTTAGCATGTGAGTGGGGATTCCTCAGCCATGTACTACTGCTGGATCTCTCCTACAATGACCAGCTCCCTTCAAGGGCTTTCCAAGGTGTGGACTTGCGGAAGCTAAACTACATGCGTTTGCGTTCAACCAATGTTACAGTGCCAGAGCTTTTCAATGTCAGCAATGTTAGAGGTGGAAACATAGACTTCTCTGGTATGGGGTTGAAGACTGTCAATCTGCTCATGGAGTTATGCAGCCTTTTGAGTACAAAGGTCAAATTTGTTAAAAAGCTGAGTCTGGGAAGCAATGGGATTCTGTCATTGCGAAAGAACACACTTTCAAACTGTCCACCAATCCGAGGTTTATTGGACCTTTCTTTCAACCAGTTGAAGAAGGTAAGATGCCTCCACTTTCTCAAAGGACAGGATCAAATCAAGAAATTCACAGCAGAGAAAAACCACCTCACCTCCCTAATGTCCTGCAACAGACAGAACCTCTCTTTCCCAAATCTGACAGATCTGAGCTACCGTTACAATCGCATACTCAATGTGAACTCTTTTGCTTTCCACCACACACCAAATGTGAAGACCCTACAACTCAATATAAACATAATCGCCTATCTTGACCATAAGGCTTTCAGTGGGCTGACTAATCTTGTCACACTGCGTCTGGACAATAACCTCCTGACAGATCTGTACAAGGATAGCTTTGAAGATCTGCATAGCCTGGAAATACTTAACCTACGTAACAATCAGATAGCTGTTATTTTCAACAAGACTTTCCATTCACTCAAACACCTGCACATTTTGGATCTTGGAGGGAACAAAATTACTCATTTTGAAGAGTCAGCCTTTGTGGGGCTCGATAACCTGGCCAATTTTTACCTTGATGGAAACAATCTCAAACAGATTGACAGCTCCAAGTTTAAACCATTCCATGCTACTCTTGAAGTTCTTGATCTACATGGGAATCAGGTTAGCTTCTCTTCTAAACGCACCAACTCTCCTTTCGTGAATCTAACAAAACTTCGCAACCTCAAACTAGATGCGCAGATGCCCCACGGCCTCAACATGCTGCCTTATGCCTTTTTCCGTGGTCTCAACTCCCTCCAATCGCTCTACCTTACCGACAATCACATCTTCAGCTTCGCAGCAGACACTTTTGACGATCTGACCAACTTGACTTTCCTCTCCTTGGACAACTCCTGTGCCGGGGTGATGCAGCTGCAGCCGGGTGTCTTCAAAAACCTGCGGAAATTGAGCAAGCTCAGTGCAAGGAACATGGGCATCCAGTCCATCTCAAAGGAGGTTTTTGGGAATCTGACAGAGCTGCAGATCTTGCTTCTCAACCAAAACGTAATGCAATCCTTAGATGTGAATGTGCTGGAGGCTCTCCCTAAACTGCGCTACCTGGACCTGCGCAACATTCCTCTTAGTTGCACCTGCCTCAACAGTGACCTGCAGAACTGGACTTTGACTAACCAGAGAGTCCAGTTAGTCTTACTATACAGTCTACAGTGCCAAGATAAAAAACTCCAAAAAAGCTTCTACAACTTTGACACCAATGTTTGCTACCTGGACCTGGGAGAGTACCTTTTTGCCACCACAACCACTGTGATTTTACTGCTGACTATAATCCCACTTCTCTACACCAAGCTGTATTGGAAACTGAAGTATAGCTATTATGTGTTCCGCTCCTGGTTCGGCCAACACTGGCGCAGgctgagggagaaagaggagcaCTGCAAATACGATGCTTTCATCTCCTATAACTCGGCGGACGAGCCCTGGGTACTTGACCAGCTACTTCCAAACCTGGAGGGCAACGGAGCCTCTTTCAGGCTGTGCCTGCACCACCGTGACTTTGAGCTGGGCCGCAACATCGTGGACAACATCGTCTCCGCCGTGTACAGCAGCCGCAAGACCATCTGCGTGGTTAGTAGGCACTTCCTGTGCAGCGAGTGGTGTTCCCTGGAGATCCAGCTGGCCAGCTACAGGCTCTTCCATGAGCTCCGGGATGTGCTCCTGCTCATCTTCCTGGAACCCATCCCTGAAAGGCAGCTCTCAGCTTACCACCGTATGAGAAAGGTCATGTTGAAGAAGACCTACCTGCAGTGGCCGGGGTCAGACTGCACGGACCCGGTCAAGGCTCAGGAACTGTTTTGGAACCATCTGAGGAGGGCGCTGAGGAGTGGGAGCAGCAGGTTTGAagaggatgaggggagggaggaatactTCAATCAGCCACCGATGGATGATGATAACTATTACTTAATGCCTTAA
- the si:dkey-250k15.4 gene encoding uncharacterized protein si:dkey-250k15.4: MMSHLHGRALTEKQNVLHVFSKHFKSTDKTCSPTNRSTPHCCSSSHTKNTEAQNSQTNKTKRLKTRKERRQVSRGGSNSRSHQHQSSKEKDHCHGCCQSCSRLPPRRDAPLARVVPAGQEPSIITNNRLIGHHGLFNHEVKSIDIERLLSEQRKLEKLGQRGERGKTTATLPPLPPSSSLPFSSPGPDSDVGEVAVPDNVEEDPDKGRVERVVAKSSTKANKCDEYRSNSESRLFKCSHGDTQEDFRRKFTSIQVCLEKNVASHSNSQESGITPGQTHHSGLTSSEGGVVTLSSTESPSCVVRNKSKGPRPVVCETLLSPSGKNENERPPDTRAEVKPVVLTMEQTPKNHGPILPHTQTFRPSPNITMSSFSARCGLSESSDNQMQQTVTNPVSVVAARLCRSLQLPLLRRRHLVAESREVLLQALRERHGLQLQENLLNVQRRLSFGTGPTTTRAGLGQSTILEGVGAYGGWPAAPLDGGFGESMVEHPCLDAQRSAPNKRRRKQLCPNRMTPPQPLIGSQNSLDTAAAWNPNPSVEQVGELIGELLRPASSSHFLMDLQPSGSPSRHHVFAPPPSSPWAAQSGLPQPWDDVFDRGSMRESTRVDHFENWRYDPDLSFLNQTETVRERSSEPFYHERSMQCFLQYPTGPTEGHRDRHLPQQQDPYDIERSHFGGSSSSFSAPTHYPLDSHQLHPFYRFNRRPPTSPVISRSHLPDMDYYPPSNMLESGLSPPLPHGSLPAFPSPERWSFPRMRLY, translated from the exons ATGATGAGCCATCTACATGGCAGAGCCTTAACAGAGAAGCAGAATGTCCTGCATGTTTTTAGCAAGCACTTCAAGTCTACAGATAAAACCTGTAGCCCAACCAACAGATCCACTCCACACTGCTGCTCTTCAAGCCATACCAAGAACACAGAAGCACAAAACAGCCAGACGAACAAGACTAAACGACTAAAAACAcgcaaggagaggagacaggtaagCAGAGGAGGATCAAATAGCAGATCCCACCAGCACCAAAGCAGCAAAGAGAAGGACCACTGTCATGGTTGCTGCCAAAGCTGCTCTCGCCTTCCTCCACGGAGAGATGCCCCATTAGCCCGCGTCGTCCCCGCTGGGCAAGAGCCCAGCATCATCACGAACAACCGTCTCATCGGCCACCATGGCCTGTTCAACCATGAGGTGAAGTCCATCGACATCGAGCGCCTGCTGAGTGAGCAGAGGAAGTTGGAGAAGCTTGGGCAGCGCGGGGAGCGAGGCAAAACTACTGCTACTCTTCCCCCCCTTCCACCCTCATCTtcccttcctttctcctctcctgggCCTGATTCAGATGTGGGTGAAGTTGCTGTTCCTGACAATGTTGAGGAGGATCCAGATAAAGGGAGAGTAGAAAGAGTAGTAGCAAAGAGTAGTACTAAGGCCAACAAGTGTGATGAGTATAGGTCTAATTCAGAAAGCAGACTTTTTAAGTGTTCTCATGGGGATACACAAGAGGATTTCAGAAGAAAATTCACATCTATTCAGGTTTGTCTGGAGAAGAATGTAGCCAGTCACTCTAACAGCCAGGAGTCTGGTATCACACCAGGACAGACACATCATAGCGGTCTGACATCATCAGAGGGCGGCGTAGTTACCCTATCATCCACAGAGAGTCCCTCATGTGTGGTTCGAAACAAGAGCAAGGGGCCCAGGCCTGTAGTCTGTGAAACACTGTTGTCACCCAGTGGAAAGAATGAAAATGAGAGACCACCTGACACAAGGGCTGAGGTTAAGCCTGTTGTCCTTACCATGGAGCAGACCCCCAAAAACCATGGACCtattctcccacacacacagacattcaggCCCAGTCCAAACATCACAATGTCTTCCTTCTCAGCAAGATGTGGACTCAGTGAGAGCTCAGACAATCAGATGCAGCAAACTGTCACCAACCCTGTCAGTGTGGTAGCTGCGCGTCTGTGCAGGTCTCTGCAGCTGCCACTGCTCCGCAGGAGACACCTTGTGGCGGAAAGTAGGGAGGTGCTGCTGCAGGCCCTACGGGAGAGGCACGGGCTCCAGCTGCAGGAGAACCTACTCAATGTGCAGCGACGTCTCAGCTTCGGTACAGGACCCACCACAACCAGGGCCGGGCTGGGGCAGAGCACAATCCTGGAAGGCGTAGGTGCATATGGAGGCTGGCCTGCAG CTCCATTGGATGGTGGTTTTGGAGAGAGCATGGTGGAGCATCCGTGCCTGGACGCCCAGAGGTCAGCCCCCaacaagaggaggaggaagcagCTATGCCCCAACAGAATGACCCCTCCTCAGCCCCTCATTGGGTCGCAGAACAGCCTGGACACG GCTGCTGCATGGAACCCCAACCCCAGTGTGGAGCAGGTTGGGGAACTGATCGGAGAACTACTTAGGCCCGCTTCCTCCTCGCACTTCCTCATGGACCTCCAGCCCTCTGGTTCCCCCTCTCGCCACCATGTCTTTGCCCCCCCTCCTTCCTCACCTTGGGCAGCTCAATCCGGTCTGCCTCAGCCCTGGGATGACGTATTCGACAGGGGAAGCATGAGAGAGTCAACCAGGGTGGATCACTTTGAGAACTGGAGGTATGACCCAGATTTGAGTTTTCTAAACCAGAcagaaacagtgagagagaggagcagtgaGCCTTTCTATCATGAGAGGAGTATGCAGTGTTTCCTGCAGTATCCCACAGGGCcaacagagggacacagagacagacacttgCCACAGCAACAAGATCCATACGACATTGAAAGAAGCCATTTTGGTGGTTCTTCCTCATCCTTTTCTGCTCCTACCCACTATCCACTAGATAGTCATCAGCTCCACCCTTTCTATCGCTTCAACCGTCGCCCCCCAACCAGCCCTGTAATCTCCAGGTCCCACCTTCCTGACATGGACTACTATCCCCCCTCCAACATGCTGGAGAGTGGCCTGTCCCCTCCTCTGCCACATGGGTCCCTACCTGCTTTCCCCAGCCCTGAACGCTGGTCTTTCCCCCGAATGAGACTGTACTGA
- the pafah1b3 gene encoding platelet-activating factor acetylhydrolase IB subunit gamma isoform X1 produces MFGCPATSRTSHQHHIEKTDKVMSSGDSNPAATPTPCVDIQGDGRWMSLHNHFVSNSKDKEPDVLFVGDSLVQLLHQFEVWRELFSPLHALNFGVGGDETQHVLWRLSNGELAHISPKVVVLWVGTHNHGHTAEQICGGIMAIVQLIKDKLPKAYTLVLGVLPRGKMPNPLRERNAQVNKLVKDAVSSLPHASLLNVDPGFVHSDGSISHQDLYDFLHLTPQGYQAVCQPLHVHLKGLLEKQAEN; encoded by the exons ATGTTTGGTTGCCCAGCAACGTCCCGGACTAGCCACCAACATCACATTGAAAAG ACAGACAAAGTGATGAGCTCAGGAGACTCCAACCCCGCCGCCACACCCACTCCTTGTGTGGACATCCAGGGAGATGGCAGATGGATGTCTTTG CATAACCACTTTGTGTCTAACAGCAAGGACAAGGAACCAGATGTCCTGTTTGTAGGAGACTCTCTTGTCCAGCTCTTGCACCAGTTTGAG GTGTGGCGAGAGCTGTTCTCCCCTCTCCACGCTCTCAACTTCGGGGTGGGTGGTGACGAAACACAGCACGTCTTGTGGAGATTGAGCAATGGAGAGTTGGCCCACATCAGCCCAAAG GTTGTGGTGCTGTGGGTGGGAACCCATAATCACGGTCACACTGCAGAACAGATCTGTGGAGGCATTATGGCCATAGTCCAACTCATCAAGGATAAGCTGCCGAAGGCTTATACTCTCGTACTG GGAGTGCTGCCCAGGGGTAAGATGCCCAACCCCCTACGGGAGAGGAACGCCCAGGTCAACAAGCTGGTCAAGGATGCAgtgtcctctctcccccacgcCTCCCTCCTCAACGTTGACCCCGGCTTTGTGCACTCGGACGGCAGCATCTCCCACCAGGACCTGTATGACTTCCTCCACCTCACCCCTCAGGGCTACCAGGCTGTGTGCCAGCCGCTACACGTCCACCTCAAGGGCCTGCTGGAGAAACAGGCTGAAAACTGA
- the pafah1b3 gene encoding platelet-activating factor acetylhydrolase IB subunit gamma isoform X2 → MHHIANASLTDKVMSSGDSNPAATPTPCVDIQGDGRWMSLHNHFVSNSKDKEPDVLFVGDSLVQLLHQFEVWRELFSPLHALNFGVGGDETQHVLWRLSNGELAHISPKVVVLWVGTHNHGHTAEQICGGIMAIVQLIKDKLPKAYTLVLGVLPRGKMPNPLRERNAQVNKLVKDAVSSLPHASLLNVDPGFVHSDGSISHQDLYDFLHLTPQGYQAVCQPLHVHLKGLLEKQAEN, encoded by the exons ATGCACCACATTGCCAATGCATCATTG ACAGACAAAGTGATGAGCTCAGGAGACTCCAACCCCGCCGCCACACCCACTCCTTGTGTGGACATCCAGGGAGATGGCAGATGGATGTCTTTG CATAACCACTTTGTGTCTAACAGCAAGGACAAGGAACCAGATGTCCTGTTTGTAGGAGACTCTCTTGTCCAGCTCTTGCACCAGTTTGAG GTGTGGCGAGAGCTGTTCTCCCCTCTCCACGCTCTCAACTTCGGGGTGGGTGGTGACGAAACACAGCACGTCTTGTGGAGATTGAGCAATGGAGAGTTGGCCCACATCAGCCCAAAG GTTGTGGTGCTGTGGGTGGGAACCCATAATCACGGTCACACTGCAGAACAGATCTGTGGAGGCATTATGGCCATAGTCCAACTCATCAAGGATAAGCTGCCGAAGGCTTATACTCTCGTACTG GGAGTGCTGCCCAGGGGTAAGATGCCCAACCCCCTACGGGAGAGGAACGCCCAGGTCAACAAGCTGGTCAAGGATGCAgtgtcctctctcccccacgcCTCCCTCCTCAACGTTGACCCCGGCTTTGTGCACTCGGACGGCAGCATCTCCCACCAGGACCTGTATGACTTCCTCCACCTCACCCCTCAGGGCTACCAGGCTGTGTGCCAGCCGCTACACGTCCACCTCAAGGGCCTGCTGGAGAAACAGGCTGAAAACTGA
- the pafah1b3 gene encoding platelet-activating factor acetylhydrolase IB subunit gamma isoform X3 has product MSSGDSNPAATPTPCVDIQGDGRWMSLHNHFVSNSKDKEPDVLFVGDSLVQLLHQFEVWRELFSPLHALNFGVGGDETQHVLWRLSNGELAHISPKVVVLWVGTHNHGHTAEQICGGIMAIVQLIKDKLPKAYTLVLGVLPRGKMPNPLRERNAQVNKLVKDAVSSLPHASLLNVDPGFVHSDGSISHQDLYDFLHLTPQGYQAVCQPLHVHLKGLLEKQAEN; this is encoded by the exons ATGAGCTCAGGAGACTCCAACCCCGCCGCCACACCCACTCCTTGTGTGGACATCCAGGGAGATGGCAGATGGATGTCTTTG CATAACCACTTTGTGTCTAACAGCAAGGACAAGGAACCAGATGTCCTGTTTGTAGGAGACTCTCTTGTCCAGCTCTTGCACCAGTTTGAG GTGTGGCGAGAGCTGTTCTCCCCTCTCCACGCTCTCAACTTCGGGGTGGGTGGTGACGAAACACAGCACGTCTTGTGGAGATTGAGCAATGGAGAGTTGGCCCACATCAGCCCAAAG GTTGTGGTGCTGTGGGTGGGAACCCATAATCACGGTCACACTGCAGAACAGATCTGTGGAGGCATTATGGCCATAGTCCAACTCATCAAGGATAAGCTGCCGAAGGCTTATACTCTCGTACTG GGAGTGCTGCCCAGGGGTAAGATGCCCAACCCCCTACGGGAGAGGAACGCCCAGGTCAACAAGCTGGTCAAGGATGCAgtgtcctctctcccccacgcCTCCCTCCTCAACGTTGACCCCGGCTTTGTGCACTCGGACGGCAGCATCTCCCACCAGGACCTGTATGACTTCCTCCACCTCACCCCTCAGGGCTACCAGGCTGTGTGCCAGCCGCTACACGTCCACCTCAAGGGCCTGCTGGAGAAACAGGCTGAAAACTGA